The sequence below is a genomic window from Sulfolobales archaeon.
TGTCCGAGATGCGGGAGCAGGTTAAAGGACAGCGGTGGTAGAGTGTTAAAGTGCACTAGATGCGGATTCACAGGAGATAGAGATGTGATTGCATGCATAAACCTGTTCTACAGGTACTCAAGATGTGGGGGTCTAGGGGTGCCCCTGAACGCCCCTAAGCCCGATGAGAACCCGAGCGGAATGCAGGGGAAAAGAGATGAGGCGATGAAAACAACTTACATAAACCCACATCAGAGCTGAACCCCAAAGGATATGCTCCCTACGGACAGATCATAGTATTCAAATGATCGATGGGAAATCTGTAGAAGGGTCAAAGAATCTGAATATAAGTATTTCCAGCTGTCAAAAACTTTTACCTTTTATGAGTGTATAACCTTGAGACTATGGGTTATTATCATATGTATTTATATTCTTCATTAAAACATGGTATGTGAGGGTAGTTCTATGACGAGATTCTTTAAAGCTTTAACACTTCCAACAAGTGTTTGGGCTGTGTTAATAGTAGTATTTCTAGTAATAGGCTTTCTAGTAGGATACTTTATTCCAAGACCTACAGCCCCTGGTGCACCTGCTGTCTCAGGACTTCCTAAGGAGATCCCTATAGGAGTTCTAGTTGCTCTAAGCGGTGCTTACGGTTCTTATGGCGTTAGAGAGGAGGCTGCAGCTAAGCTTGCTGAGAAGGATATAAATGATTTTGTGAGTAGACTGGGACTCGATGTCAGATTTGTATTCTATTACGAGGATTATGCTACTAAACCTGATGTAGCTCTTCAAAAAGCACAAGC
It includes:
- a CDS encoding zinc ribbon domain-containing protein, whose protein sequence is CPRCGSRLKDSGGRVLKCTRCGFTGDRDVIACINLFYRYSRCGGLGVPLNAPKPDENPSGMQGKRDEAMKTTYINPHQS